The Setaria viridis chromosome 9, Setaria_viridis_v4.0, whole genome shotgun sequence sequence ACCCTTGCGCTCATGATTGCTCTAgtacaagaaggaaaaagatgGTGAAGAATGCAACAAAACATTGGGTATATGCTAAGGTGCTAAGTTTATGTTGAAAACTTATATATTTTAACTTCTTTCTTAATGCTCATGTAGAGGACCACCAAAGAAGAAGGCGAAGAAAGTAGCCAAGTCATCTATTGTGCCTTTTGAGGATGAAGCACGAGCAGCTTCCGTATCTTTTCCACCAAGGTTAGCTATTTTACATGTAAGCTCATATGAACATAAAAACTAAGTTTCAACTCTAAGTAGCTTTCTTTTCTCACTTAGACAAAGCTTGGAAACTACAACCAATGAAAATGATAAGTAGGATCTGCACCATCAAAAAGGTAATCTGAACTTGTTCTGAATTTTATATTTGATTCAATGCAAGTTTGGTGTATTTTCGAAGTTACTTTCTTTTTAACATAGCCAAAGCTTAGAGACTATAAGTAACATCCAGTAGTTCTGAATTTTAGATATCATATTGTCCATTACCATTCGGTTTGCTCTAACATTGTTGCTATCTTAAACAGATCAAGAACAGGCTCAAATGAACCTGAGCCTCTTTCAATTGAGTTTCCTTAGACCATAGAGCAAACAACTACTACTGTTAAGGTAAaaaccaaaaggaaaaggaattagcctgcaaaaaagaaaacaaacattcTTATGTTGTCATTGGACAGCCCTGCAATGGGCACAAGAAGCAAGAAAATGAACCCTGCTAGCCCTGCAACGAgcacaagaagcaaaagaagGCTCAGTTTGTGAACTTGGTATATTTAGTACTTGTGATGTATGTGAACCTGGATGTATGTGGTCAGTGTACTTGAAATGATATGTGTGGACTTGGATGTATGTTTGAACCTTATCCACGTGGTTTGTTAATGTACAGTGAACCTTATGTTTGCATGCGTGAAGTTAATACGGTGTCACTGTGATGCAAATTTGATGCTTTTACTGTGTTGCATGCAAATTTGATGCTTTTACTATGTTGCATTGGTCATGATACAGAAAGAATGCACAAATACAATTCATTTTTTCcaatgtctacctttctgtcaCAATGGTTACAAAACTGATTGAGGGGTAAAATGGTCTTTTCAGGTGCTAGTTAACACTATTATTGCTGAACATTGACGGGAGTGTTATATTAGGGAAGAAATTTTACATTAGTGTCAAATAGGTAAGTTGAAAATTTTGAGGGTCAAGAAAGAAAAGCTTCATTTTAGTGATGTCATATAGGGAATTTTCTCATATATGATAGACAACCCTCGTACGTGTCAGTTACTACGCACCCAACAATTAGACTACTAACGGAATGCATAGGTAATCTAATCATTGTCGAAGAATGGTTACCAACATTTTGTATTTATATCATAAACCTGTAAAAACTGCAGGTCTTGCTGTCAGGCTAGCTAATTAATTCACTAAAACAACAAAGGGCATGGATAATGACACACTGTAAATGATTGTACGCACAGCCACACAATGACACAACTAGCTGCCACACGGCTGTTTTAATTTGGCCCTTTCCAGGACTATTCTAATTTTTTTCGACGAGGCAGGACAAGTTAACTTGACAATGAACCATCGGCAGTTCCGGCAGCTCGGCAAGACAGCACCATCGACATAGCATTTGGTTAATTGGGCAGGTCAATGTTGCACAAGGCACAACCCATGCAGGCAGTCTATCTGAGAGCGGACAGCACGTACTTCCTCCAGTTTCCTCCCTATGCCACTGCACAAATGAATCGGAGGTCATGAATCGGCGGTCCATTTACTTGCGCAGTGCCGCTAGCGCTGCAGCAGGAGGATTGGCTTGCAATGAGGGATTGGACAGCCGGGAACTTCCGGGCACGAACTGGGTACAATTTCAGTCAGTTTCAGATTGGTGGAAAAACTCCGGGAGCACCAGCCCGTGCAATTTCACTCGATGTTACTCCGTGTGGCTTGGGAGATTTGGAATGAGCGAAACGTAAGAATTTTTAGAAGAAGATACTCCAGTTCAACTTCTTTAATTGTGAAGATCAAATATCAAGTGAGAATGTGGTGGTGTATGGCCGGCGTAAAAAACCTAAGGGAGATTGTTCCGGGAGAGTAGTTCTTGTTCTGGGAGAGTAGTTCTTatgttctcttcttctttttttcttctctatgTAATTTTATAAAATTTTGACTATCTTCCCTATTAATATATGCCAGACAGCAAAGCTGTTGGTGtttatttttaaaaagaaaaactagtggCAAGCAAAAAGACGACACGACTTGTCTTCTCTCGAAGAATTTAATTATGAGTTAATTACGAGTGAAGACATAAGGATGACTACAACTTTTAATCCATTTGATGCCCGGAGACAAATATTGGCCTTGAACAAAAGTAGCACGCAGCGGCGAGGTAGAGCGTTGTTTCTAAAAAAAACAATGCGAAAAAACCCCCAGCAATTTTGAGAAAAAAGGTCACAGACCACTGACGCCGATGTCCAGGCTGCTGATGAAGAACCTATAAACATCAACGTCTTAGTTTGGACAGCAAGAACAACGAGAGTAGCAGCGACACCTTGCAGTAGAAACTTCGCCGGTAGGCAGGAAGGAGGGTGTGGACGCTGGGGCGAGCGAGGACACCGGAGACGAGGTGGATGTCAGGACCGGGGTGGTCACCGGCGGGACGAGGTGGCGGGACGAGGTGGACATCGGGACCGGGGTGGTCACCGGCGGAACGAGGTGGACGCCGGGTGCATTGAAAGGTATTGTTTGCCTACAAGCACACTGTTGTAATTATCATCAGAAAATGCACCTGTTTCTGTAACAAGGCATTTCACGACGTGAAAACGGCAGCTACTCCTCAACACACGTACTACTGCCCGTGTACGGTCGAGCTCAAATCATTCTGGTAGTGTGTCATCCTGGAATTGCTTTGCTTTGCAGTCAGATTCAGTGCACGTACGAATATGTGTCCTACCTATCTTTATTTACCACCATACATGGAACCACATGCGTGTGtgtcgccgcggccgcggtgtCCCACACGGTATGGAATGGAAGCTAAGGTCTTGGTTtctcctgcttatttttagcatccatcacatcgaatatttaaatactaattagaagtattaaacgtagactatttataaaacccattacataagtggaggctaaacggcgagacgaatctattaagcctaattagtccatgatttgacaatgtgttgctacattaaatatttgctaatgatggattaattaggcttaattaggcttaatagattcatctcgccgtttagcctccacttatataatgagttttgtaaatagtctacgtttaatactcctaattagtatctaaatatttgacgtgacacgtgctaaaaataagcaaaagtaaccaaataGGACCTAAAGACGGCCGGGGGCGTGCACTGCGCGTGCCTGTCGCCTTTGAACCGACGACCCAGCACAGAGCACCGGCAACAGAGACGCCTGAGCTAGCGGTCGCTACCGCCCCCGGTCCGCCTTGTTCCGCGCTTGTGGCGTTGTCTGCCCGTCCACAGCGATTACGATGCCGCGGCTACTCGATCGGTCGCACTTGCTGCACAAGAGCCTTCTTCAGCAATGCTTGCTGGACAgcaaagaaggaaaaggagacaaCTGGCCCCTAAGATACAGAGGCACTCCTCAACACTGTGGAAGAAAACCAAGACTATATGGCTGCTGGACCGCTTCCTTGATCAACATGGCTACCTCCTCCGGCTGTTTTGATGCGTGTTGGAAGAAGTTTCTTCCGTGGCGCTCTTTTCAAATATGCCaccaaaaataaatcatgaagcTGTCAGAAGTCTCTAGGCATAGCAACCAGCCAAATACTGAAAAGCCTTGCGAATTTAGCGTAGCTCAGTTTCTTATGGTGACCACCAGGATTCGAGTTCTCGACTTGGTACTGGTGCTCGCATTTTCCTTTCAGTGGTTGGCGACGTGCCTGTCGATAGCGAGACGCCAGTAGTGACTTCGTCAATTTTGAGGATCCGCTGGTTCAGTCTCTTCAAGatgctcataggggtagggttgcgtgcgtgtaTTTATAGTGATGAGTATGCATGTGTTTGTGAGCGTCTACGTTTGTACTATGATTCGCAAATAACTTTTTTACTTTAACATATAACATGTAACCAGGGGTGCAAACCCCTCCAATTTCATAAAATTAAATACTGAAAGCGTGTAGTGTCGCGTGAGAAATATAATGGAGCATTTGCTGAGCCTGGGTTCAGAAGCCACATGTTTTACGTGGGTATTAATTCCACATGTTACTCACGTCCGCTCATCATCGTATCAGCCCGGACGTGACGCAATCCCGTTGTCGGCGCTGTCGTTTCTTTGGGCCATCAGTAGAGTGCATCCGAAAAACATGTACAGAGTTACACAGTATAATTAATACCCACGTCCCAATTAAataccttttttttcctcttccgATAAATAGTTAAAATATATATATCGCGTGCATGGTAGACGAGACGAGACGTTTTGTCGTGAGGTGAGTTGTGATGGGGAGCATCTTCCCCTTGCACTCGACACAAAAGAGATGCTTCGTTTCCCGGTGTGTGTGACAGAGCATCTTCCCCGTGCACTGGACACAACGAGATGCATGCGCATTATTTTCGTTCACATGGTATAGATCAAATCACGTGCAAAATACCGCATCTGCACCGACACGCGAACCTGCACAAATATACAATATTTAAGAATTAGGATAATGTTCTAAACGTGGTATATTTGTGGACAGGGTAGTATGGCACAAGAAAATGAATCTCTTGCGGCTAGTAGGCAATGCTGGAGGCGTATGtacgtaatgcatgtcctttaAAGGTTTTATAATAATAGAGTTTCCTAAGAGACGACCTCCACGATCAGTCGATAAACCAATTACACGTTGTCTGAGTTCACTCTTACCGTTAATCTTTCCTCTTCGTTCCTGAATAAACTTAGGTGTGGAAAAAACAAATGAAATAATTCTGGTCGGTTAAGTATTATTTTTGGTGCTTGCATCGAAAGGAAAATAAAGGATATTTTGCGAATTAAgcgtagctcagctggtaaAGTTTCTTGTGGTGGAACTTTGCACACTCAGATTCGAGTTCTCGACTCGGCATGATTGTTTGCAGCACTACGTGTCCGTCAATAGCTGTACTGTAtttgcaaaaaggaaaaaagatatTTTGTCACTTATATCTGCTCATCTGCATGCTCTCGATCGTCTTGTCCATTGCCATGAGTGCGGCAGCGGGATGGCCAGAAGCATTAGTTTTAGTCGGGTTGCATTGTTTCTCAAATCACCACTTTAAATATCTCGAGATACATTATATCTTTTCACCGTACAATTCATCCGGATGGATGGTTTTCATTTATATCTTGTCCATTGCTATAAGCGCATAGCAAAatatatgaatttagaaaaaatcTATAACAATcaataatttgagacggagggagtaccaagATTCGATTCTCACTTTCTACATGTTAACTGTTAACCAGCTTCTCCCAAGAAAGATTCGATTTTTGATCACCTTCTACATGCTGATGCTAGGGTGAAAATTTCCCGATACATCATGTCCAATTGTTATATACCCATGAACACTCTCTCAACCATGACGTCACATACCCCATTATTGCAGGGGTGGGGCTCAGCCTACTATGGTCCTGCTGGCGTTTTCATGGCGTTTTCATGATAGCAAGGTGCAGCCACTATTTTGAGAAAACTAAAGATAATGGGTTAGGTTAGTAGAGTATTAAATTGTATATCAtttcagcaattttgctgacttgacaAGGTCATTATGAAGAGAGAGAATGAGTTTCATCaaatgtgagaggagtttcgtCCCTATGACACCGTACCCACCTCGCATAGTTACCAAGTTCTTAGCTGTGTAATGAAATTGTGCATTGATATTGGCCTTAGCAATTTgcaaaaagaagagagagagggggaaagCACTTGAAAATGTAGTAAATATATATAGTTGCTGGTGTGTCTACAATAGCCAAAGCAGTTAGGTACTTGACGCCGTGCCGTGTCGTGACAAATGGAGCATTTCCTCAACCAGGGTTCAAAGGCCGCCAGGTGCTACCTTATCAAAAGAGGCCAGATGCTTGCTGGTCGCACGACCATCCTAAGTTTAATTTCGCACTCCGCCGACGTTCGCTCAACCCGTGCGTCACGAGCTGAGTTTGACGGCACTGCTGATGTCGTCCTTCTGCTTCTTCCAAGAAATGATCAAATTTATACCCTTGTACGTGCAGCACTTCTTTTGTCGTGCAGTGAGTTCTGATGATCGGAGCATCTTCCCCTTGCACTTGACACACATGAGCCAGAGATGCTTTTTGGGTCCAATTTCCGTAGAGAAAACGTAAATGTATAGTCGGTGCGCTTAGTTTGTTTCACGAGAGAGATCGAGACTACTTcgtatctactccctccgttccaaattgcaggtcgttttggtatttGACTACTTcgtatctactccctccgttccaaattgtaggtcgttttggtattttaagattcatagtttttacgatacacctatatatatatatattatgtctggatacatagcaaaagctatagatctaaaaattgtaaaatgacctgcaatttaGGATGAAGGGAGTATTGTTTTCTTCAGTACTACtattatatatacatattaTCAGCTCACATGGAGGACTCCACATCTGCAAGTGTTAAACTAAGCTAAACACTCTTACCGTCTCGCCCCACTCCTTTATTATCAAATTAAGTGTAGCGAAAAAAGGACTAATTTTGTTCTGTCGAGTAATGCATGCTTTGGTTCAATTTTGATGCCTGCACTGAAAGGAAAATGAGACGGGGCTTTTTGTACACGTCTCAAACACCCGGGTATTTTCTTTATTAGGTGCTGCTAATAAATTCATGTATTTTAGAGTTCAGCACTTGAATTTTTAGCTGCACCTTTTCTACTTGGAATTACatggggaaaaaatataatcacTATAATCTGATAGAATACCCGTTCCGAAATGGTCCGAGTATCAGAGACACCTTTCGCTTCGAGTCGGACCTTTAACAAGAAGACTCCGACCTGATTGGCCCGCCATGATTAAACGTGGCGATTTTTTAGACCATAAGATCATTGGTGAGGACGGATCCAGAGCAGGGGCGGAGCTAGCTCTGAATGGCGCCTGTGTCAGAGCCTTGTTAGAACAATAGCTCTGAATAGGCCTAGCTCCGCCCCTGATCCGGAGCACGGGGATGCCATATGTATCGTGTGCTTTGCTAATGCTAGGGAGCTTTGCTTTGCTCTAAATCCACATTTGGTGCCTATCCTAATAATACATAACACAACAAGCAGTTTCAGTGCATATCCGATGGATGGATCGATCTCTAACATCTAAGGGCTAACAACAAGCAGTTTCGTGTGCTTCTCACTTGGTAGGACGTACTCAAATAAAAACTGTCGAAGAAGGAGTTGGAGCCGGAGCCCTTAAAAAAAGTTCCTAAACCCTGGCGGCCCGGCGGCCACATGATGGTGTTCCTGCCGCATGAGATTGAGATACGTGATGAGGCTGCATGAGATGCCTGTGGCGGCCGGCGTGGCGCTGCGATCGACACCTCGGCGAGGCGAGGAGGATCGGAGATTCGGAGGGGAGAAGGGAGCTCGATCGCTTTATCGGCCGCTGCTGGTCCTGCGTCTCTTGGCTTTGGCAACCCGGTCCGTCCAATCATGTCCATGCCGTCCCCGTATCTGCTGCGGATAGACTaaaggaggaggtggtgcccCGCGCGCGCCCTGCTTTGTGCTCGCCCGCACTTGTCGCTTTTGCATCAAAAGCTAAGCTCGCAACTGTTCCTTTCTTTCTCCAATTATTAATCCATTCCCGCATCCCCAATTATTTGCTGTGTTTAATTTGTGTGCATGTACATGTGTGCATCTTCCCctagaaacaaaaaggaaaagccCACTTACTTACATATACAATATCCTAATTTATACGTATACATATATACTTATATGTATGTGTGTACGTGGACAGAGCGGGGCATCTTGCGTGCGTGTGGCGGGGGCGACGGATGTCTCTCTCGCGCCACCCGTTCCCAAGGAAGGGTAGCGTTTCTTGTCCACTAGCCGGGGCGTCCGCGCACGGGAATCATTCCTTCTTCTTGGGCCATCGTCCTAAGCAGCTCAGAATGTGAGCcccacgggcacgggcacggcccCTCACAACACACGCGCACGGTGCTCTTCCCTTCCATTCCTCAGCTATATATAcacggctggctggctgctggcTGCACATATCCATCCTCCCAATGAACAGTTGCCATATATACTCGCCGATCCGTCCGCCCTATTAATAGCTAGCGTTCGCCTCTAACCTCCTCCAGCCTGCCCAAGCGTCATCatccgtcgtcgccggccgttTCCCCTTCGGCATCCTTATCCTCGCTCGTCGCCCGGCCAGGCCAAGCATTGCTAGCAGGAGGCCGCGGCATGAAGCTCCTCctgctgccggccgccgccggatcacCGTCCCTTGCGAAAGGTGAGAGCTCCGCCGCAGCTGCTTCCATGGCATGCACCTGCCGTGCGCCCACGTACGTGTCCTAGTCACACAGCTAATAAGGGGATTATTCTAACACTAGCTTATTAGCTTTGGGCCGCCATGGCTGCAATTAAACTCAAACAAACCTCAAGTTTAATCTCTCCAAAGTCTAGGCTTTTCTTGTTTATCCTTACCGAAACCTCAGCACAGTACATATGCCAACATTTGGCTATGGTTCGTCCAAGGTCGGCAGCCAACCAGAAACATGCTCAATCTCCTGTGGCAGGGCGTGTGGGATGTATAGCCgagttttttttctgtttctctcTCTGTCCGCTAGCtacctttctttcttctctgcaaactcttttctctctctaaactctctctctctctctctctcaaaaacaACAAGAATACAATGACAACCTCACTCACCGTTCCTTTTGCTTTATTACGTTGCAACTCGATCAATCAGGTCCATGCCGTATCTGGGGCAAAGCTGGTGGAGCGACGGGGCCCCGCGGCACGCGCGTCGCCCGCTGGAGGGCGCAGGCCCGGACCACGACAGCGCAGCCCGACAACGTATCCacacctgctcctgctgctgctgccgctaaAGGTATATATTTGACTACCAGCCggggcccggcccggcccgccgGGCGATGCCTCCCTCTGTGACCTGCACCTGCGCTTGTCGCTTTGCTGTTCCAAGCTCCTGCTTTTGCTAAAACACAAAAGAGCTGTGCTTTGTATTCCTTTGCTTTATCTAGAGGGGCAGCATTGTGTGGTGCAGATAATGCGCAAGTTCAGAGACCTGGAACTGCGTTTTCAGAGTTCACGGAGCTAGCTAGGTGATGCCAGATAAAAAGTTTAGGAACTCTCAACTATCTCTTTTGCCATCTTTTGCTTTTGTTTAGGCTCTGTGATGAGACTGCTTAAATACTACTGTGGTGTAAGACACTGCAAGATAGTTTCCCGTAAAAATTGCCACATGCATCTGAACGATAATGAATTTTGCAAAATGAAAATATCTGGTTGCTACTAATTCTTAAGATAACATGAATACATGGAACTCTAGTGTATTGATGAAATTAAAGGTTCTGAAGTGAAATAATCAGCAGCAGTGCAAAGATTTTAATTTTCAGTAAGTCCACAAAGtcatccctttttttttccaaaagaaaaaggcaaGTCCATAAGGCAGGTTAAGGCTGCCAGTTTATCCAAGGTGTATCTTGCTGGCAGCTCAGCTCAAACTCCATCTTGTAGCAATAAGCTAGAGTCAGGTCTTACCACATGATAAGATACTAATAGAAAAAGGAATTCTTAGCTCATGTGGCTGTCGTTGGATGCTTGAACTGTTAATGGACTGTTGATCTCACTATCGATACTGCGCTGTTCAACAGTTGACTGAGAAGTTAAGATTCTTGATGTACGATTGATCCTATTGTGACTATATCAATATCGTCCTGTTTGTTCCTTGAGCCCAAATCCTTAGCTAGCGAACCTTTACTCAATCACAAAGCCAATGAATGGATGTATATATGCTATGGATCTTGTTCTCTTTGTACCCCCAATGTTCTCTTTAGCCAAATAACCAGTGGATCAACTTGGTTACGAATACAAAGATCAAATATCCGATGAAGAATTTCATAGATTAGGCGCTCGCCACTAACTACTGCAAGGAAAGGATTAGATTGGACCGCAGAGGTATCTTAAATCTTAATGGCAATATCATGTACTCGCACCATATATAGAGAATCTGATTGGTATAATTAAAAACTTTGAGACAAgaatttcattaaaaaaagttGAGGAAATAAATTTTAGGGACGGAACATAAGTTACGAAAGGTAATTTAAGTTTGGTTTGTTATATCAGGCCAATATACCTTTTGACCATTgggtttctatttttttagataatgatcATTGGGTTCATGTCTAGTGTACGGTACTTTTACAGCGCGAAGCTGTGTAAAAATGAGTAAATATTGGTAATGGAGTACTGAATCTGATGCTCCAATGTTTGGTAATGGGCATTGGACGGCACTACGCTGCTCAGACCAAGTTCATGATCTTTTAATGCTTCATGCTGAATACATATAATAATGTGCAGGAACGCTTTCACTGTTCGTTTTGAGTTTGAAGAAACTAACTGAAATTCTCAGTACCTGCAGTGTTCCAAACCACCCGCATCGAAAGTGATGCTGAAATCACAAAATGGCCTGGGAAACCACAGGATCTTGGTGACTACCAATTGATCCCTGAGGTAAATCTTCTTTTGACATatgttctctcttttttctgagatatcttttacatttttttagCTGGACAGTAGTGATTTGATAAGTAGTTGCTATAAACTGATTTCTTAATTGCTGCTGTTCAGGCTGATGGGGCGGGCTTGCAGCCACTCATCGATCAAGTGAGGGCAATGCTAAGATCAATGAATGATGGGGAAATCAGCGTCTCGGCGTATGACACTGCGTGGGTTGCACTTGTGCCGAAGCTGGACGGCGAGGGCCCCCAGTTCCCGGCCACCGTGCGTTGGATCGTCGACAACCAGCTGCCTGACGGCTCCTGGGGCGATCCGGCCTTGTTCTCTGCCTATGACCGTATGACAAACACCCTTGCCTGTGTCGTTGCACTGACGAAATGGTCTCTTGAGCCTGAAAAATGCAAGACAGGTACCGTAAAATTAGAGACACGCAGTTGTTAGTTCCAAGTAAACCCAGATGAGAGTGATCTTCTTGCTAAATGCATGCCACTTGCTTCGTGGGTATTTGTTGTTTTAGGGCTATCTTTTCTCCATGAGAACATGTGGAGGTTAGCAGATGAAGAGCAAGAGTCAATGCCCATCGGCTTCGAAATTGCATTCCCTTCTCTCATTCAGATATCTAGGAGCTTGGGCATTGACTTTCCATATGATCACCCGGCTTTACAGAGCATATATTCTAACAGGGAAATCAAGCTGAAGAGGTATGAATAATTGAATATGGTGTCACACTGTGGCTGTTCTTCTCCTTGGAAAATATTCGCTAAGTTTTCCTTCTAATTCTTTTCGATAACGTATTTAGGATCCCAAAGGACATGATGCATAGAGTTCCTACATCAATTCTGCATAGCCTTGAAGGAATGTCTGATCTGGATTGGGCAAAGCTTCTAAATCTCCAATCTAGTGATGGATCCTTCTTGTATTCTCCTTCGGCTACTGCATATGCACTTATGCAAACTGGTGATAAGAAGTGCTTTGAATATATTGATAGGATAGTCAAAAAGTTCAATGGAGGAGGTAAGTGGTCCATGACAGAGCATAGATGACTGTTCATAAGATTAGATAATATTTTGTGTCTCATCTCATTGTTTGTCATCACAATTTCAGTCCCTAATGTTTACCCAGTCGATCTTTTTGAGCACATATGGGTCGTTGATCGGTTAGAGCGACTCGGGATCTCCCGTTACTTCCAACGAGAGATTAAACAATGCATGGACTATGTGAACAGGTGTTTGTTTTTGTGATCAGCACTATTGTTTTGCCTTTTGAACATATATCATGGCAACAATTAGCTTCAGTGAGCACCTTATGATAAATTTCTTAATCTTCTCATTTTGTAGGCACTGGACTGAAGAAGGGATTTGCTGGGCTAGAAACTCTAATTTAAAAGATGTGGATGACACGGCTATGGCTTTTCGACTACTACGGCTACATGGATACAACGTCTCCCCAAGTACAAAAAGCATTCCTTTAATTAAAACATCTCAATGATCTATATCTTTAGTTGAGTGCAAACTCAAATAGGCTAATCATCAAATAACTAACAAATTTCCTGCCGACCAACTAGTGCTCACTGCTCAGCTAACTTGTGAAGTAATGCACTATATGTTATAAATGTCAGAAATATTTCACTCTGTTCCCAACGCTCTACAGACTTTATTAAGTTGTTACTTCTGAGACATAAGTGTTGTATTCTGTGTAGGTGTATTTAAGAATTTTGAGAAGGACGGAGAGTTCTTTTGTTTTGTGGGGCAATCAACCCAAGCTGTCACTGGGATGTACAACCTCAACAGAGCCTCTCAGATAGGTTTTCAAGGGGAGGATGTATTGCACCGTGCTAGGATCTTCTCATATGAATTTCTCAGACAAAGAGAAGCCCAGGGCATGCTCCATGATAAATGGATCATTGCAAAGGATCTCGCTGGCGAGGTAATCAAATTAATTCTATA is a genomic window containing:
- the LOC117840955 gene encoding ent-copalyl diphosphate synthase AN1, chloroplastic isoform X2, whose protein sequence is MKLLLLPAAAGSPSLAKGPCRIWGKAGGATGPRGTRVARWRAQARTTTAQPDNVSTPAPAAAAAKVFQTTRIESDAEITKWPGKPQDLGDYQLIPEADGAGLQPLIDQVRAMLRSMNDGEISVSAYDTAWVALVPKLDGEGPQFPATVRWIVDNQLPDGSWGDPALFSAYDRMTNTLACVVALTKWSLEPEKCKTGLSFLHENMWRLADEEQESMPIGFEIAFPSLIQISRSLGIDFPYDHPALQSIYSNREIKLKRIPKDMMHRVPTSILHSLEGMSDLDWAKLLNLQSSDGSFLYSPSATAYALMQTGDKKCFEYIDRIVKKFNGGVPNVYPVDLFEHIWVVDRLERLGISRYFQREIKQCMDYVNRHWTEEGICWARNSNLKDVDDTAMAFRLLRLHGYNVSPSVFKNFEKDGEFFCFVGQSTQAVTGMYNLNRASQIGFQGEDVLHRARIFSYEFLRQREAQGMLHDKWIIAKDLAGEVQYALDFPWYASLPRVEARTYLDQYGGKDDVWIGKTLYRMPLVNNDVYLELARMDFNQCQVLHQLECHRLQMWYNENLLETFGVAPQEVLRSYFLAASCIFEPSRAAERLSWARTTLLANAISTHLHNILSDKKRLECFVHCLYEESGKSWIKTNPSDAILERALRQLIDLSAQEAQPIHEGQRFIRSLLSLAWTEWMMQRTNKEDNRSNVIEPRSMIHDRQTYLLLVQSIEICAGRIGEAVSVINNKESDRFIQLACTISDSLNHKVLLFQDTEKNEVTIDCIDKEIQLNMQELAQSFLLRLDEKTNKSKTKQTLWGVLRSSYYASHCPQHVIDRHVSEVIFEPV
- the LOC117840955 gene encoding ent-copalyl diphosphate synthase AN1, chloroplastic isoform X1, with the translated sequence MKLLLLPAAAGSPSLAKGPCRIWGKAGGATGPRGTRVARWRAQARTTTAQPDNVSTPAPAAAAAKVPAVFQTTRIESDAEITKWPGKPQDLGDYQLIPEADGAGLQPLIDQVRAMLRSMNDGEISVSAYDTAWVALVPKLDGEGPQFPATVRWIVDNQLPDGSWGDPALFSAYDRMTNTLACVVALTKWSLEPEKCKTGLSFLHENMWRLADEEQESMPIGFEIAFPSLIQISRSLGIDFPYDHPALQSIYSNREIKLKRIPKDMMHRVPTSILHSLEGMSDLDWAKLLNLQSSDGSFLYSPSATAYALMQTGDKKCFEYIDRIVKKFNGGVPNVYPVDLFEHIWVVDRLERLGISRYFQREIKQCMDYVNRHWTEEGICWARNSNLKDVDDTAMAFRLLRLHGYNVSPSVFKNFEKDGEFFCFVGQSTQAVTGMYNLNRASQIGFQGEDVLHRARIFSYEFLRQREAQGMLHDKWIIAKDLAGEVQYALDFPWYASLPRVEARTYLDQYGGKDDVWIGKTLYRMPLVNNDVYLELARMDFNQCQVLHQLECHRLQMWYNENLLETFGVAPQEVLRSYFLAASCIFEPSRAAERLSWARTTLLANAISTHLHNILSDKKRLECFVHCLYEESGKSWIKTNPSDAILERALRQLIDLSAQEAQPIHEGQRFIRSLLSLAWTEWMMQRTNKEDNRSNVIEPRSMIHDRQTYLLLVQSIEICAGRIGEAVSVINNKESDRFIQLACTISDSLNHKVLLFQDTEKNEVTIDCIDKEIQLNMQELAQSFLLRLDEKTNKSKTKQTLWGVLRSSYYASHCPQHVIDRHVSEVIFEPV
- the LOC117840955 gene encoding ent-copalyl diphosphate synthase AN1, chloroplastic isoform X3 → MKLLLLPAAAGSPSLAKVFQTTRIESDAEITKWPGKPQDLGDYQLIPEADGAGLQPLIDQVRAMLRSMNDGEISVSAYDTAWVALVPKLDGEGPQFPATVRWIVDNQLPDGSWGDPALFSAYDRMTNTLACVVALTKWSLEPEKCKTGLSFLHENMWRLADEEQESMPIGFEIAFPSLIQISRSLGIDFPYDHPALQSIYSNREIKLKRIPKDMMHRVPTSILHSLEGMSDLDWAKLLNLQSSDGSFLYSPSATAYALMQTGDKKCFEYIDRIVKKFNGGVPNVYPVDLFEHIWVVDRLERLGISRYFQREIKQCMDYVNRHWTEEGICWARNSNLKDVDDTAMAFRLLRLHGYNVSPSVFKNFEKDGEFFCFVGQSTQAVTGMYNLNRASQIGFQGEDVLHRARIFSYEFLRQREAQGMLHDKWIIAKDLAGEVQYALDFPWYASLPRVEARTYLDQYGGKDDVWIGKTLYRMPLVNNDVYLELARMDFNQCQVLHQLECHRLQMWYNENLLETFGVAPQEVLRSYFLAASCIFEPSRAAERLSWARTTLLANAISTHLHNILSDKKRLECFVHCLYEESGKSWIKTNPSDAILERALRQLIDLSAQEAQPIHEGQRFIRSLLSLAWTEWMMQRTNKEDNRSNVIEPRSMIHDRQTYLLLVQSIEICAGRIGEAVSVINNKESDRFIQLACTISDSLNHKVLLFQDTEKNEVTIDCIDKEIQLNMQELAQSFLLRLDEKTNKSKTKQTLWGVLRSSYYASHCPQHVIDRHVSEVIFEPV